One Streptococcus sp. zg-86 DNA window includes the following coding sequences:
- a CDS encoding PaaI family thioesterase: MLAKSLHEIRVFENFEMVSSEKGHVVVTTEVVEKSLNYYGFAHGGYLFTLCDQISGLVAISTGVDAVTLQSSINYLKSGKLGDTLLIDGRCVHDGRTTKVVDVTVTNQKQEEIVKATFTMFVTGEHKNRLQ, translated from the coding sequence ATGCTAGCGAAATCCTTGCATGAAATTCGTGTCTTTGAAAATTTTGAAATGGTCTCATCTGAAAAGGGTCATGTCGTGGTTACAACAGAAGTAGTCGAAAAGTCCTTAAATTATTATGGCTTTGCCCACGGAGGCTATCTCTTTACGCTTTGTGATCAAATTAGCGGTTTGGTAGCTATTTCGACGGGTGTTGACGCCGTAACGCTCCAATCGAGTATCAATTACCTCAAGTCAGGTAAGCTAGGAGATACCCTTTTGATTGATGGTCGATGTGTCCATGACGGCAGAACCACCAAGGTGGTCGATGTGACCGTGACCAATCAAAAGCAGGAAGAAATCGTTAAAGCAACCTTCACCATGTTTGTCACAGGTGAGCATAAAAATCGATTGCAGTAG
- a CDS encoding BglG family transcription antiterminator, whose translation MYNVLESRLINSLLDQDSSATLLAKELNLSMKDFTTAVEQINLKYHLPLIYRQQDKVAINQEILEKHSRIIKILSQLDNRIFDRSIRKKIILLILLMKKEYLPVEVFIAANQVSKNTVIADIRELKEECSAKSINISYNRRTGYFISGDELHLRSLLVSSLMDVLELNNSVLILYRTGLFDFTSVQFLRTKLEILEGKMNISFADDLIRKLPYTLFSIIKRIKQFQVDLKEFHDLKGTKEFITVKDLFWEFDFLKERDLLYLTFLVMSSNVIVATQYDSELECLLNRCTDQFIQAIEKNLVIQFRDDTKIKEDLIAHLRPAIFRVKLGLHVINAIADVFIEEYWYFYEAVVNHIHFLSPIFDQLPLSKDEIVLIAMIVMGNVTPTSNAKTPFTGAVICKNGRAISHLLADVMSDWFPNIHMSHIMSKRQFEYVKPEVDFIFTTIPIQSAIPTFMIQPFLSEDEKKQLIQDVLDTIQKDPNLKAKEVIFSITSLIPEESKNDILEALEGFFGQLAVPKQEKNSILHSVSQISIREEMEWQQVIYSSYEEVYSRGSITENYIMKCQQSFYESYTTQIISNEVLLPHSLPENGVLEPDVQIILLRKPLIAPNQQSYRMIIALAPGYENEHVPWLVELNKKLRVDTKREQIFNARTSEELFEKIK comes from the coding sequence ATGTATAACGTATTAGAATCAAGACTGATAAATTCTTTATTAGATCAAGATAGCTCAGCTACGTTACTTGCTAAAGAATTGAATCTAAGCATGAAAGATTTCACAACAGCTGTCGAGCAGATTAATCTAAAATATCACCTTCCTCTTATCTATCGCCAACAAGATAAGGTTGCCATTAATCAGGAGATTTTAGAAAAACATTCACGTATCATCAAAATACTGAGTCAGTTAGACAATAGAATCTTTGACAGAAGCATTCGTAAGAAAATTATTCTCCTCATACTACTGATGAAAAAGGAATACCTACCTGTTGAAGTGTTTATCGCTGCCAATCAGGTTAGTAAAAATACAGTTATAGCGGATATTCGTGAATTAAAAGAAGAATGTTCAGCAAAGAGTATTAACATTTCGTATAATCGTAGAACTGGTTACTTTATATCAGGAGATGAATTGCATTTACGGAGTTTATTGGTTTCGTCACTAATGGATGTTCTTGAATTAAATAACAGTGTACTCATATTATATCGAACTGGATTATTTGATTTTACGTCTGTTCAGTTTTTACGGACAAAATTAGAGATTTTGGAAGGAAAAATGAACATTTCTTTTGCAGATGATTTAATTCGCAAACTACCATATACTCTTTTTTCTATTATTAAACGTATTAAACAATTTCAAGTTGATTTAAAGGAGTTTCATGATTTAAAGGGAACAAAAGAGTTTATTACAGTCAAAGATTTGTTTTGGGAATTCGACTTTTTGAAAGAACGTGATTTACTCTATTTAACGTTTTTAGTCATGTCTTCGAATGTGATTGTGGCTACTCAATATGATTCGGAATTAGAATGTTTATTAAATAGATGTACAGATCAATTTATTCAAGCTATTGAAAAAAATCTAGTGATTCAATTTAGAGATGATACAAAGATAAAAGAAGATTTAATAGCCCATTTAAGACCTGCTATATTTCGAGTGAAATTGGGTCTCCACGTCATCAATGCTATAGCAGATGTATTCATAGAGGAATATTGGTACTTCTATGAAGCAGTAGTGAATCATATTCATTTTTTAAGTCCGATTTTTGATCAACTCCCCTTATCTAAAGATGAGATTGTTCTCATCGCGATGATTGTAATGGGCAATGTGACACCAACTTCTAATGCCAAAACTCCTTTTACAGGTGCTGTTATTTGTAAGAATGGACGGGCTATTTCTCATCTGCTTGCGGATGTAATGAGTGATTGGTTTCCGAATATTCATATGAGTCACATAATGTCCAAGAGACAATTTGAATATGTGAAGCCAGAAGTAGATTTTATATTTACAACTATACCAATTCAATCTGCTATTCCGACCTTTATGATCCAGCCCTTTTTATCAGAAGATGAGAAAAAACAATTGATTCAGGATGTATTAGATACTATCCAAAAGGATCCAAATCTAAAAGCTAAGGAAGTTATTTTTTCAATCACCTCTTTGATACCTGAGGAGAGTAAAAATGATATTTTAGAAGCTTTAGAAGGTTTTTTTGGACAGTTAGCAGTACCTAAACAGGAAAAAAATTCGATTTTACACTCAGTTTCGCAAATTTCCATTCGAGAGGAAATGGAGTGGCAACAAGTTATTTATAGCAGTTACGAGGAAGTGTACAGTCGAGGTAGTATAACAGAAAATTATATTATGAAGTGCCAACAATCTTTCTACGAATCGTATACAACACAAATTATTTCTAATGAGGTCTTGCTTCCTCATTCCCTACCAGAAAATGGTGTTTTGGAGCCGGATGTGCAGATTATTTTGTTGAGAAAACCTCTGATTGCACCTAATCAGCAATCCTATCGAATGATTATTGCACTAGCACCGGGTTATGAAAATGAGCATGTACCATGGTTGGTAGAATTGAATAAAAAATTAAGAGTAGATACGAAGCGAGAGCAAATTTTTAATGCTCGGACTTCAGAAGAACTGTTTGAAAAAATAAAATGA
- a CDS encoding bifunctional 4-hydroxy-2-oxoglutarate aldolase/2-dehydro-3-deoxy-phosphogluconate aldolase, whose amino-acid sequence MISEFPKLTVILRGYEFEDLDTIMDAIQHEDCAVEVTLNSPDVFNSLEKLVAKYGDKMMIGAGTVLNLDDARKVIDCGVKFLLSPVMLETEVLQLCQENNVISVPAAMTPTEVQALFTKGADIVKVFPANVVGEPFFKGLRGPLGDLPLMAVGGVSIQNVSSFIEAGASYIGVGSALFAQEAVKNKDKVTLVKNVRDFLKRMEVK is encoded by the coding sequence ATGATATCTGAATTTCCAAAATTAACTGTTATTTTACGAGGCTATGAGTTTGAGGATTTAGACACCATTATGGATGCTATTCAGCATGAAGATTGTGCGGTGGAAGTCACATTAAATTCCCCAGATGTTTTTAACTCATTAGAGAAATTAGTCGCGAAGTATGGCGATAAAATGATGATAGGAGCAGGAACTGTACTAAATCTGGACGATGCTCGTAAAGTCATTGATTGTGGTGTAAAGTTTCTATTGTCTCCGGTGATGTTAGAGACAGAGGTACTACAATTATGTCAGGAGAATAATGTTATCTCAGTGCCAGCTGCTATGACTCCGACAGAGGTACAAGCATTGTTCACTAAGGGGGCAGATATTGTGAAGGTTTTTCCTGCTAATGTTGTAGGGGAACCGTTTTTCAAGGGGCTTCGTGGACCGCTAGGAGATCTTCCATTGATGGCAGTTGGTGGTGTTTCTATTCAGAATGTGAGCTCTTTTATAGAGGCAGGGGCTAGCTATATTGGTGTTGGATCTGCTTTATTTGCTCAAGAGGCAGTTAAAAATAAAGATAAGGTGACATTAGTTAAAAATGTTAGAGATTTTTTGAAAAGAATGGAGGTGAAATGA
- a CDS encoding PTS galactitol transporter subunit IIC — translation MQFFNFLLNAGPTVMLPVIITIIGLIFGLKPAKAFKSGLTLAIGFVGIKLVINFMSTNLGPAAKEMVQHLGVKLDALDVGWGSIAAVTWSSPIIAILIFAIFAVNMLMLILKATKTLDVDIWNYHHMAIVGVMVYFVTNNIFLGVAASVTMAITTFKIADWSAPLVERFFGIPGVTLPTVSALSSLVIAWPLNWLLDRIPGMNKIRFSVREAQKYLGFFGDQMILGLLMGFVIGLLARYDITKSFELGVNMAAVLILIPKMTSLFMEGLMPISEAAKNFTQKYFKGRELFIGLDAAVVVGNPDVITTALILIPLTIFMSVILPGNRVLPFADLAVIPFRVAMVVALTRGNLFKNLIIGLITTASLLYFGTITAPVLTEVAQTVGIDLAIAGGAIMISSFASTSMVQSFLVFMAFTGNLMVTMPIMILVIAASWYYFDVVQPKLRKVTTENAGTTDSTNKM, via the coding sequence ATGCAATTTTTTAATTTTTTATTGAATGCTGGACCGACAGTTATGTTGCCAGTTATTATTACTATTATTGGTTTAATCTTCGGTCTAAAGCCTGCAAAAGCGTTTAAATCGGGACTAACATTGGCGATTGGTTTTGTAGGGATAAAGTTAGTTATTAACTTTATGTCCACTAACTTAGGACCAGCTGCAAAAGAAATGGTACAACATCTTGGTGTAAAATTGGATGCACTTGATGTTGGCTGGGGTTCCATTGCAGCCGTGACTTGGTCATCACCTATTATAGCTATTTTAATTTTTGCTATCTTTGCAGTAAATATGCTGATGCTTATTTTAAAGGCTACGAAGACATTAGATGTTGATATTTGGAATTATCATCATATGGCGATTGTTGGTGTTATGGTTTATTTTGTAACCAATAATATTTTTCTAGGTGTTGCTGCCTCTGTTACGATGGCCATTACAACCTTTAAGATTGCGGATTGGTCAGCACCTCTTGTTGAGCGATTCTTTGGCATTCCAGGGGTTACTTTACCGACAGTGTCTGCGTTATCTTCTCTCGTGATTGCCTGGCCACTTAACTGGCTGTTAGACCGTATTCCTGGTATGAATAAAATTAGGTTTTCAGTTAGGGAAGCACAGAAGTATCTTGGTTTCTTTGGAGACCAAATGATTCTTGGTTTACTAATGGGCTTTGTAATTGGTCTTCTTGCTCGTTATGATATTACTAAAAGTTTTGAACTTGGTGTCAATATGGCAGCAGTTCTCATTTTAATTCCGAAAATGACCTCGTTATTCATGGAAGGATTGATGCCGATTTCAGAAGCAGCTAAAAATTTCACACAAAAATATTTCAAAGGCAGAGAATTATTTATCGGTTTGGATGCAGCTGTTGTTGTAGGAAATCCAGATGTGATTACGACGGCATTGATTTTAATTCCTCTTACAATCTTTATGTCAGTCATACTGCCCGGAAATCGTGTTTTACCGTTTGCTGACTTAGCGGTCATTCCTTTCCGTGTTGCTATGGTTGTTGCATTGACTCGTGGAAATCTCTTTAAAAATCTGATTATTGGATTGATTACAACTGCCTCCTTATTGTATTTCGGAACGATTACAGCTCCTGTATTGACAGAGGTAGCTCAGACAGTTGGCATTGATTTGGCGATTGCTGGTGGAGCGATAATGATTTCTTCCTTTGCTTCAACAAGTATGGTTCAAAGCTTCTTAGTCTTTATGGCTTTTACTGGAAATCTTATGGTTACCATGCCGATTATGATTTTAGTCATTGCAGCTAGCTGGTATTATTTTGATGTTGTTCAGCCTAAGCTTCGAAAAGTTACTACTGAAAATGCAGGCACAACAGACAGTACAAATAAAATGTAA
- the uvrC gene encoding excinuclease ABC subunit UvrC, giving the protein MNDLIKDKLELLPDSPGCYLHKNQYGKIIYVGKAKNLRNRVRSYFRGSHDTKTTALVSEIADFEFIVTESNIEALLLEINLIQENKPRYNIMLKDDKSYPFIKISNERHPRLMITRQVRKDGGQYFGPYPDVGAANQTLKLLERLYPFRKCKLPENKYCLYYHLGQCLAHGEHMPSREDYAQMATEVSQFLTGHDDKIVHQLQEKMQVAADNWEFEKAAEYRDILQSISTLRTKQRVMAKDLQDRDVFGYYVEKGWMCVQVFFVRQGKLIERNVNLFPYYNEAEEDFLTYLGQFYRNQQHLIPKEVLIPQDIDEEAVKSLVAAKIVKPQRGEKKQLLQLATKNARVSLQQKFNLLEKNLEKTQGAIENIGQLLGIPTPVRIEAFDNSNIMGTSPVSAMVVFENGVPNKKEYRKYKIKTVEGPDDYASMREVLYRRYSRVQKEGLTPPDLIIIDGGQGQVNVAKKVIEQELGLSIPIAGLQKNDKHQTHDMLFGSPLQVIPLSRNSQEFFLLQRIQDEVHRFAITFHRQVRSKNSFSSKLDNIEGLGPKRKQTLLKHFKSLTKIQEASLQEIAEAGVPYKVAQAVKEKLNEQDQR; this is encoded by the coding sequence ATGAACGATTTGATAAAAGACAAACTAGAATTACTTCCAGATAGCCCAGGTTGCTATCTGCATAAAAATCAATACGGTAAGATTATCTACGTTGGTAAGGCGAAAAATCTGCGCAATCGTGTTCGGTCTTATTTTCGTGGAAGTCATGATACCAAGACAACGGCTTTGGTGTCTGAAATTGCGGATTTCGAGTTTATTGTGACCGAATCCAATATCGAAGCCCTGCTCTTAGAAATCAATCTGATTCAGGAAAATAAACCGCGCTACAATATCATGCTCAAAGATGATAAGTCCTATCCCTTTATCAAGATTAGTAATGAGCGACATCCGCGCCTGATGATTACCCGCCAGGTTCGTAAGGACGGTGGGCAGTATTTTGGTCCTTATCCAGATGTAGGTGCTGCCAACCAAACCCTCAAGCTACTTGAGCGCCTTTATCCCTTTCGTAAATGCAAGTTGCCAGAAAACAAATACTGCCTGTATTACCATTTGGGTCAATGTTTAGCACATGGTGAGCACATGCCTAGTCGAGAGGATTATGCCCAAATGGCAACTGAAGTCAGCCAATTTTTGACAGGCCATGATGACAAGATAGTTCACCAGCTTCAGGAAAAAATGCAGGTTGCAGCAGACAATTGGGAATTTGAAAAAGCTGCCGAATACCGTGATATTCTCCAGTCTATTTCAACCTTACGCACCAAGCAGCGGGTCATGGCCAAGGACTTGCAGGATCGAGACGTGTTTGGTTACTATGTCGAAAAAGGTTGGATGTGTGTACAGGTCTTTTTTGTCCGTCAAGGAAAACTGATTGAGCGCAATGTTAACCTCTTTCCGTATTACAATGAGGCTGAAGAGGATTTCTTGACCTATCTGGGGCAATTCTATCGCAACCAACAGCATTTAATTCCCAAAGAAGTACTGATTCCACAGGATATTGATGAAGAAGCAGTTAAAAGTCTTGTTGCTGCTAAGATTGTCAAACCTCAGCGTGGAGAGAAGAAACAGCTTCTCCAACTTGCGACCAAGAATGCGCGTGTCAGCTTGCAGCAGAAATTTAATCTCCTAGAAAAAAATCTGGAAAAAACGCAAGGCGCAATTGAGAACATTGGCCAGTTGCTTGGTATTCCTACGCCAGTTCGGATAGAAGCCTTTGATAACTCCAACATAATGGGAACCAGCCCAGTTTCTGCTATGGTTGTTTTTGAAAATGGCGTTCCCAATAAAAAAGAATACCGTAAGTATAAAATCAAAACGGTCGAAGGACCAGACGATTATGCTTCCATGCGAGAAGTGCTCTATCGCCGTTATAGTCGTGTCCAAAAAGAGGGCTTAACACCGCCAGATTTGATTATCATCGATGGTGGTCAAGGGCAAGTCAATGTAGCCAAGAAAGTCATTGAACAAGAACTCGGTCTGAGTATTCCGATTGCTGGGTTGCAAAAAAATGATAAACACCAGACACACGATATGCTTTTTGGGAGTCCTTTACAGGTTATTCCCCTTTCTCGAAATTCACAGGAATTTTTCCTCTTGCAACGGATTCAAGATGAGGTACACCGTTTTGCTATTACCTTCCATAGGCAGGTTCGTTCGAAGAATTCCTTTTCATCCAAACTGGATAACATTGAAGGACTTGGACCAAAGCGTAAACAAACTCTGTTAAAACACTTTAAATCCTTGACAAAAATTCAAGAAGCTAGTTTACAGGAGATTGCTGAAGCAGGTGTTCCTTATAAAGTGGCACAAGCGGTAAAAGAAAAGCTAAATGAGCAAGATCAGCGTTGA
- a CDS encoding DUF4300 family protein: MKTVFRGMKVGLCAVVLLGLGACSQGPKTAESQVANETTVASSQQEMPQWTATYTNLASRTSVEDVQTLLLTYLDKDSVDAFFKLVNEYNEIVASAGLQGDFAPFSKTEYDVEKISNLWTEKHSDFVGTNCRINSYVLLKNQIDIPQSEKDDALLFIDNDAIENGRLFDTEDKEAFNRLFSRVKTESTTDVKVHAKKMENFLSQFKFDENARMLSVVLHDNLDGEALFIGHVGVLVPTNDGFVFVEKLSFEEPYQAIKFETKEDCYQYLLTKYADYTGEGLAKPFIMDNNKWAQ; the protein is encoded by the coding sequence ATGAAAACCGTTTTTAGAGGAATGAAGGTAGGTCTTTGTGCAGTGGTACTCTTAGGATTAGGGGCTTGTTCACAGGGACCAAAAACAGCAGAATCGCAAGTAGCTAATGAAACGACAGTAGCCAGTTCGCAGCAAGAAATGCCACAATGGACAGCGACCTATACAAACTTAGCTAGTCGGACTAGTGTCGAAGATGTGCAGACCTTGTTATTGACTTATTTGGATAAGGACAGTGTGGATGCTTTCTTTAAGCTTGTGAATGAGTATAACGAAATTGTCGCTTCTGCCGGTTTACAAGGTGATTTTGCTCCTTTTAGCAAAACAGAGTATGACGTTGAAAAAATCAGCAACCTATGGACCGAAAAGCACAGTGATTTTGTAGGCACAAATTGCCGTATCAATAGCTATGTTCTGTTGAAAAACCAGATTGACATTCCTCAGAGTGAAAAAGATGATGCTCTACTGTTTATAGACAATGATGCGATTGAAAACGGAAGGCTATTTGATACAGAAGATAAAGAAGCCTTTAATCGATTGTTCTCAAGAGTGAAGACAGAATCAACGACGGATGTAAAGGTTCATGCGAAAAAAATGGAGAACTTCCTTTCACAATTCAAGTTTGACGAAAATGCAAGAATGCTTTCTGTCGTTTTGCATGATAACTTGGATGGAGAAGCACTCTTTATTGGCCATGTCGGTGTATTGGTCCCAACGAATGATGGATTCGTATTCGTAGAGAAGCTATCGTTTGAAGAGCCCTATCAAGCGATTAAATTCGAGACAAAGGAAGATTGCTACCAGTATCTGTTAACGAAATACGCAGACTATACTGGAGAAGGATTGGCAAAACCATTTATCATGGACAATAATAAATGGGCACAGTAA
- the dgoD gene encoding galactonate dehydratase has translation MKITDIEIYKVKPRWIFVRILTDEGLDGWGEMISGTKTETVVAGAYEMGKRIIGRNPLEIERLWQELHRSFFRGGPINGTIVSGIEMALWDIKGKYFNAPVYELLGGAARDTLRVYSWIGGDRPDDVVAEAKDRVSRGFNAIKMNATEELHYIDNFKKIDQVSQRVAALRDAFGYDLDIAVDFHGRVHKPMAKVLAKELEQYKLMFMEEVVLPENEEAFEQIAQVTSTPLATGERLVTRWDFKNIFNKGVIDIIQPDVALVGGILETRKIAAMAEMYDMAVAPHAPYGPIALAATFQVDACTPNVFIQEQSLGIHYNKGFDLLDFVSNKEIFQYKDGFIDIPRGPGLGLEMNLDLIKDIDKEGLIWTNPKWKHYDGTIAEW, from the coding sequence ATGAAAATAACAGACATAGAGATATACAAGGTAAAGCCAAGGTGGATTTTTGTACGTATTTTGACAGATGAAGGACTTGATGGCTGGGGTGAAATGATTTCAGGCACCAAGACAGAAACGGTCGTTGCGGGTGCTTATGAGATGGGCAAGCGTATTATCGGACGTAATCCGTTAGAAATCGAACGATTGTGGCAGGAACTTCATCGTTCATTCTTCCGAGGGGGGCCTATCAACGGTACGATTGTTTCAGGGATTGAAATGGCTTTATGGGATATTAAAGGAAAATACTTTAATGCCCCTGTTTATGAGTTGCTAGGTGGAGCAGCCAGAGATACTCTTCGTGTTTATTCTTGGATTGGGGGAGATCGCCCAGACGATGTGGTTGCTGAAGCTAAAGATAGAGTTAGTCGTGGTTTTAATGCAATCAAAATGAATGCAACAGAAGAATTACATTATATTGATAATTTTAAAAAAATCGATCAGGTTTCACAGAGAGTAGCAGCTTTGAGAGATGCTTTTGGCTATGATTTGGATATCGCAGTAGATTTCCATGGACGTGTACATAAACCAATGGCTAAGGTCCTTGCAAAAGAATTAGAACAATACAAATTAATGTTTATGGAAGAAGTCGTGCTTCCTGAGAATGAAGAAGCATTCGAGCAGATTGCTCAAGTTACTTCTACTCCTTTAGCAACAGGAGAACGCTTGGTTACGCGTTGGGACTTTAAGAATATATTCAATAAGGGTGTTATTGATATTATTCAACCTGATGTAGCTTTGGTAGGGGGAATCTTAGAAACACGTAAGATTGCTGCAATGGCTGAAATGTACGATATGGCGGTTGCACCACATGCACCATATGGTCCAATCGCACTAGCGGCTACATTCCAGGTTGACGCCTGCACTCCAAATGTCTTTATTCAAGAACAAAGTCTAGGAATTCATTATAATAAGGGATTTGATTTATTGGATTTTGTCAGCAATAAAGAAATTTTCCAATACAAAGATGGTTTTATTGATATTCCAAGAGGTCCAGGTCTAGGTCTTGAAATGAATCTTGATCTTATCAAAGATATTGATAAGGAAGGACTGATTTGGACAAATCCAAAATGGAAACACTATGATGGTACAATTGCCGAGTGGTAA
- a CDS encoding DUF4044 domain-containing protein — MAFGEEKHKKNTFEKITLIIVVVMVLATLAGLILPAISAIR; from the coding sequence ATGGCATTTGGAGAAGAAAAACACAAGAAAAATACATTTGAAAAAATCACCCTGATCATCGTAGTAGTGATGGTTTTGGCAACACTAGCTGGACTGATTTTACCAGCAATTAGTGCCATTAGGTAA
- the ldcB gene encoding LD-carboxypeptidase LdcB/DacB: MCMKMKSILFSLSLVALVACAKPKIEQQGASTTESSLAPTQSQVAEESKSSTTEATQETKDSAAKVTFNGSYYSVQGKYGEVIIVNKKHPLSSDYAPGENPEAVSAFREIVAKMHSLGYDVSTTNYSGFRSYETQAHLYQSYVANDGKENADRYSARAGYSEHQTGLAYDILDSSGALLTEPSATKWLAEHAHEYGFIVRYLPEKEHSTGYMAESWHIRYIGQEATDIYQSGQTLEEYLGVAGGDYED, encoded by the coding sequence ATGTGCATGAAAATGAAATCCATTTTATTCAGTTTATCTTTAGTAGCACTCGTGGCCTGTGCTAAGCCAAAGATTGAACAGCAAGGAGCATCAACTACTGAATCCTCCCTTGCCCCAACTCAATCACAGGTCGCAGAAGAAAGTAAGTCTTCAACGACAGAGGCAACTCAAGAAACAAAGGATTCAGCTGCCAAAGTAACCTTCAACGGTTCTTATTATAGCGTTCAGGGCAAATATGGCGAGGTTATCATTGTCAATAAAAAACATCCGCTCTCAAGCGACTATGCACCGGGAGAAAATCCTGAAGCCGTATCTGCCTTTCGTGAGATTGTAGCCAAGATGCACTCACTGGGTTATGATGTTTCAACGACCAACTACAGCGGTTTTCGCTCCTACGAAACGCAGGCGCACCTCTACCAATCCTATGTGGCAAATGACGGTAAAGAAAATGCAGATCGTTATTCCGCACGAGCTGGTTACAGTGAGCACCAGACAGGCTTGGCCTACGATATTTTGGATAGTAGTGGAGCCCTTCTAACAGAACCTAGTGCGACCAAATGGCTGGCAGAACATGCTCATGAGTACGGCTTTATTGTCCGCTATTTACCTGAGAAAGAGCATAGTACAGGTTACATGGCAGAATCTTGGCATATCCGCTATATTGGACAAGAAGCGACAGATATTTATCAATCTGGCCAAACCCTTGAAGAATACCTTGGAGTCGCAGGTGGAGATTATGAGGATTAG
- a CDS encoding YjjG family noncanonical pyrimidine nucleotidase — MYYKFLLFDLDHTLLDFAAGEEVALTQFLEAMEVKDMASFKAYYKPMNQAMWKDLEQGKISKLDLINTRFSRAFSHFGREVDGREMALLYQKFISQQGQTFDGVVELLQELTALGYELYGATNGVTYIQENRMAHSPIQPFFKEIFISEQMGTKKPEALFYDKIAEQITGFTKETALMIGDSLTADVQGGNNAGIDTVWYNPQGLENHTSAKPTYEVSNYQELLTLLKVNQLGGEKC, encoded by the coding sequence TTGTATTACAAATTTCTATTATTTGACCTTGACCATACCTTGTTGGATTTTGCAGCAGGGGAGGAAGTAGCCTTAACCCAGTTTTTGGAAGCTATGGAAGTAAAAGATATGGCGAGCTTTAAAGCCTATTATAAACCGATGAATCAGGCTATGTGGAAGGATTTGGAGCAGGGAAAAATCAGCAAGCTTGATTTAATCAACACACGTTTTTCCCGCGCTTTTTCCCATTTTGGTCGTGAGGTAGATGGCCGAGAAATGGCGCTTCTGTACCAGAAATTCATTAGCCAACAGGGGCAAACATTTGATGGGGTTGTAGAGTTATTGCAGGAGCTGACAGCTCTAGGATATGAGCTTTACGGAGCAACAAATGGTGTGACCTATATTCAGGAAAATCGGATGGCTCATTCACCAATCCAACCTTTTTTCAAGGAAATCTTTATTTCTGAGCAAATGGGGACCAAAAAGCCTGAGGCTCTCTTTTATGACAAAATAGCAGAGCAGATTACAGGTTTTACCAAAGAAACAGCCTTGATGATTGGAGACAGTTTGACAGCAGATGTTCAAGGTGGCAATAATGCAGGAATTGACACTGTTTGGTACAATCCACAGGGGCTAGAAAATCACACTAGTGCCAAGCCAACCTATGAAGTCAGCAATTATCAAGAATTGCTAACCTTATTGAAAGTCAATCAGTTAGGAGGAGAAAAATGCTAG
- a CDS encoding PTS sugar transporter subunit IIB, which yields MKHILVACGNGIATSTVVATKIKDYALKNGIQVDTTQCKLMEVTGKASHFDLLVTTGQFTGGEVAIPSVGAISLLTGIGEEATLEEIMNYIR from the coding sequence ATGAAACATATTCTAGTAGCTTGTGGTAATGGCATTGCCACATCAACGGTTGTAGCAACTAAAATCAAAGATTATGCCCTTAAAAATGGAATCCAGGTCGATACTACTCAATGTAAATTGATGGAGGTTACTGGAAAAGCAAGTCACTTTGATTTATTGGTAACAACTGGACAATTTACAGGAGGGGAAGTAGCGATTCCCTCTGTTGGAGCTATTTCTTTACTGACAGGTATTGGGGAAGAAGCCACACTCGAAGAAATTATGAACTATATTCGGTAA
- a CDS encoding PTS sugar transporter subunit IIA, with protein sequence MDLEVIVDKSLFFSDLKCKTKEEVISFLAEELTKKGFVKESYKTALLEREGVYPTGLPSNGFNIAIPHADYTLVNQTTIAIGILENPVTFYSMENIEKPLDISIVIMLAIDMPHGQIEMLQRIVQIIQDDSLRQALVENYNEESVNKLLQYLNGGK encoded by the coding sequence ATGGATTTAGAGGTAATAGTTGACAAATCACTTTTTTTCTCAGATCTTAAGTGTAAAACAAAAGAAGAAGTAATTTCATTTTTAGCAGAGGAGTTAACTAAAAAAGGATTTGTAAAAGAATCATATAAAACCGCTCTACTAGAACGAGAAGGGGTCTATCCAACAGGCTTGCCTTCCAATGGTTTTAATATAGCGATTCCCCATGCGGATTACACTTTAGTGAATCAAACGACAATTGCGATAGGTATCTTAGAAAATCCGGTAACATTTTATTCTATGGAAAATATTGAAAAGCCGTTAGATATCAGTATCGTTATCATGCTTGCAATCGATATGCCACACGGTCAAATTGAAATGTTACAACGCATTGTTCAGATTATTCAAGATGATAGTTTGCGTCAGGCATTGGTAGAAAATTATAATGAAGAATCAGTAAATAAATTATTACAATACTTAAACGGAGGAAAGTAA